From Selenomonas sp. AB3002, one genomic window encodes:
- a CDS encoding type II secretion system F family protein — translation MVFLTALVVTALFMLMLLLIFCSGHMSQVRIQHRMSKMIAEAEQERKLLKRQKQKGAEEAEDKSPVRSLAEMPFSERVILPFLKTIEDNLNQFAPRELKNMMEMMLFRLGGQERWTVNHLAAGWVLSVLLGGFLAFLTGYVITGLALIQKITFVILGMVAGAVLPFMLLQSAIKRRQAAIKRQLPDFLDFLCVSVQAGLSFDGAVAKIVSRMKGPLTDEFRRMLRDTSLGMTKRRSLTQLGKRCDVEEMYLFTSSVIQAEHLGTSMSKTLQVQAENMRDRHRQAVKAAALKAPIKIIFPMIVFIFPSIFVMVIMPAILALVKSLGK, via the coding sequence ATGGTATTCTTGACGGCTTTAGTAGTGACAGCGCTTTTCATGCTGATGTTATTGCTGATATTCTGTTCCGGGCACATGTCCCAAGTGCGGATTCAGCACCGTATGTCCAAGATGATTGCAGAAGCAGAGCAGGAGCGCAAACTTCTTAAACGCCAAAAGCAAAAGGGTGCAGAAGAAGCGGAAGACAAATCTCCAGTCCGCAGTCTGGCAGAAATGCCCTTCAGCGAGCGTGTCATACTGCCCTTTCTGAAAACCATAGAAGATAATCTTAATCAGTTTGCTCCCCGGGAGCTAAAGAACATGATGGAAATGATGCTCTTTCGCCTGGGAGGGCAGGAGAGATGGACGGTCAATCATCTGGCAGCAGGCTGGGTGCTTTCCGTGCTGCTGGGGGGATTTTTAGCCTTTCTGACAGGATATGTCATTACCGGCCTGGCACTTATTCAGAAGATAACCTTTGTGATTTTGGGAATGGTGGCGGGAGCGGTTCTGCCCTTTATGCTTTTGCAGTCTGCCATCAAGCGGCGTCAGGCCGCTATTAAGAGACAGCTGCCGGATTTTCTGGATTTCCTCTGCGTCAGCGTGCAGGCTGGTCTTTCCTTTGATGGTGCCGTGGCAAAAATCGTCAGCCGCATGAAGGGGCCGCTGACAGATGAATTCCGCAGGATGCTAAGGGATACAAGTCTGGGCATGACCAAGCGGAGATCCCTGACCCAGTTGGGCAAAAGATGTGATGTGGAGGAGATGTATCTTTTTACTTCTTCCGTAATACAGGCGGAGCATCTGGGCACCAGTATGTCAAAGACTTTGCAGGTGCAGGCAGAGAATATGAGGGACAGGCATCGTCAGGCTGTGAAGGCGGCGGCTCTGAAAGCTCCGATCAAGATTATTTTCCCCATGATTGTCTTCATTTTTCCTTCGATTTTCGTCATGGTGATTATGCCGGCGATTTTAGCATTGGTGAAATCCTTGGGCAAGTGA
- a CDS encoding Tad domain-containing protein, with translation MRRLGNSSQKGAVLVFVAFLLPMLVFFGGMAIDFGRAYLYKSDLQNAADAAALAGVTAASGSGSARLVDTTPSGFLKNGEADKLVVAKNAANVILVKDTGAASANESNTKLRMTKEGNDPEVDADTYYYMVELTDEVKMVFAQLFLPQSLIPNDWNVKVSVKAWAKARINDGKNLNDMTRDAISNEIASNYYEWKKDVGIDDTTAQQLSFTTNIEYDYENGTRREVFNMNNSDSERKDLFINLRQDISAKSAFADNWDLSDFRGKSYDEINAFFYDLSYDKKKERVWLTYPKNDGTLGLNTITLDQFIRNYAEAVDHITNLNDLTGKDFNKYENVGKALEMLTSAVKDVINVNEAYPVRKDLDSKSEVSFVYNTDEINRQDPLFVRIESEEFNSGDNGRTANSASGGVTNSVRDISININADNTGKTDEGYDFRPLVFFYEGPVDADGNRGVGRKSNTVVLNLNADFKGIIYAPNSPVHIKVTGENRKFRGYIIAKSLVDEFGNEIATPADEVTTGNAADFQDFYHNTLNLSEAVYDDFGVVKLNVYKPEKDIFYLTSRASITI, from the coding sequence ATGAGAAGACTGGGAAACAGTTCACAGAAGGGGGCCGTCCTGGTCTTTGTGGCCTTCCTGTTGCCCATGCTGGTTTTCTTTGGGGGCATGGCCATAGATTTCGGACGAGCTTATCTGTATAAATCAGACCTTCAGAATGCAGCAGATGCGGCGGCGTTGGCAGGGGTTACTGCGGCATCAGGAAGCGGTTCTGCCCGTCTGGTAGACACTACCCCTTCTGGTTTTTTGAAGAATGGTGAAGCGGATAAGCTGGTTGTGGCGAAAAACGCAGCTAATGTCATTTTGGTCAAAGATACGGGAGCAGCAAGCGCCAATGAATCCAATACTAAACTTCGCATGACCAAGGAAGGAAATGACCCCGAAGTCGATGCTGACACTTATTACTATATGGTGGAACTGACCGATGAAGTGAAGATGGTCTTCGCACAACTTTTCCTGCCTCAGAGCCTTATCCCTAATGACTGGAATGTGAAAGTATCGGTTAAGGCTTGGGCCAAGGCTAGGATAAATGATGGAAAAAATCTCAACGATATGACGAGGGATGCTATAAGTAATGAAATAGCCTCTAACTATTATGAATGGAAAAAAGATGTTGGGATAGATGATACTACGGCTCAGCAACTAAGCTTTACTACTAATATTGAATATGATTATGAAAATGGAACTCGTAGAGAAGTCTTTAACATGAATAATAGTGATTCAGAAAGAAAAGATCTCTTTATTAACCTTAGACAGGATATCTCGGCTAAAAGTGCATTTGCAGACAATTGGGACCTTTCTGATTTCAGAGGCAAGAGCTATGACGAGATAAATGCTTTTTTCTATGATCTTTCATATGATAAGAAAAAAGAGAGAGTATGGTTAACTTATCCTAAAAATGATGGTACATTAGGTTTAAATACTATTACTTTGGATCAATTTATACGAAATTACGCAGAAGCAGTCGATCATATTACCAACCTTAATGACCTAACGGGGAAGGATTTCAATAAATATGAAAATGTAGGTAAAGCACTGGAAATGCTCACATCTGCTGTCAAAGATGTTATAAATGTGAATGAAGCTTATCCTGTAAGGAAGGATTTAGACAGTAAAAGTGAGGTTTCTTTCGTATACAATACAGATGAGATTAATCGTCAAGATCCACTTTTTGTGAGGATTGAAAGTGAAGAATTCAATTCCGGTGACAATGGTAGAACTGCCAACTCTGCTTCTGGTGGTGTTACTAACTCTGTTCGCGACATTTCTATCAACATCAATGCGGATAATACTGGTAAAACAGATGAAGGATATGATTTTCGGCCATTGGTATTTTTCTACGAGGGACCTGTAGATGCAGACGGCAATCGCGGGGTGGGTAGAAAGTCAAATACAGTTGTGTTGAACCTTAATGCAGATTTCAAGGGCATTATTTACGCTCCCAATAGTCCTGTCCATATCAAAGTCACAGGTGAAAATAGGAAATTTCGAGGTTACATCATTGCCAAGTCCCTGGTGGATGAATTTGGCAATGAAATAGCCACGCCGGCAGATGAAGTTACTACGGGCAACGCCGCGGATTTCCAAGATTTTTATCATAATACACTTAACCTGTCGGAGGCAGTGTATGATGATTTTGGCGTAGTGAAACTCAATGTGTATAAGCCTGAGAAGGATATCTTCTACCTGACAAGCAGGGCGAGCATAACTATTTAA
- a CDS encoding GDSL-type esterase/lipase family protein, whose product MKKFLLFAIIILSFTLLSIFVAEKTDVLGLQQKTLVAAFKETDGHLVLSWERLPYPCFYRIETYSKTTGLVANEPDLHFFLGEFTFNDSYEVPRSAIPMYYRVTAYGMFGQLTEPSAPIANPNYAATRPESAPVPIFHYTKEKPASLMPFLVWHTVPDAVCYEVELLSAPPAQEGGIQPDKASQLYITRKVYTNGWQADLRPYANRQVIYWRARALDLHLQPIGVFSKSEPIYIDSSLPMPQAPLLNTFDQMPDFQQPIYPVYQWIPLHDIMHYEVELMTAPPAEEHGTQPDKGRVWSRIVDSANTCYDEYARPYAGEYYWRVRALDANNNIIGTWSDTAKFTMPQRDKRVQTAVLGDSITHGGGAISYSPASLEYSYTTYLDFPCLNLGRSGDTSTTTKERFDTDVLPLHPLNLLVLTGSNSLRAPEISPQDIINDLEEIKRKCRSHDIRPIFMTLMPINPGNIKYAFHTDTDPQWRMKLTQVNSWIRQQDYYIDLEPYFYDAAGQQMDTGFAIDGLHPDIRGKMLMGEIINMNKKLFR is encoded by the coding sequence ATGAAGAAATTTTTGCTTTTTGCCATCATTATACTCTCATTTACCCTTTTGTCTATTTTCGTAGCGGAAAAGACTGACGTTTTGGGACTGCAGCAGAAGACCCTTGTTGCTGCCTTCAAGGAGACGGACGGACATCTGGTGCTGTCCTGGGAGCGCCTGCCTTATCCCTGCTTCTACCGCATCGAGACATATTCCAAGACCACGGGACTGGTAGCCAATGAGCCTGACCTGCACTTCTTCCTGGGAGAATTCACCTTCAATGATTCCTACGAAGTGCCACGCTCTGCTATCCCCATGTACTACCGTGTGACGGCTTACGGCATGTTCGGCCAGCTGACAGAGCCTTCCGCTCCCATTGCCAACCCTAACTATGCCGCCACCCGTCCGGAGTCTGCCCCCGTCCCCATCTTCCATTATACCAAGGAAAAACCAGCCAGCCTCATGCCCTTCCTGGTCTGGCACACAGTCCCGGATGCGGTGTGCTACGAGGTAGAGCTGCTGTCTGCCCCTCCCGCCCAGGAAGGAGGCATACAGCCGGACAAAGCTTCCCAGCTTTACATAACACGCAAGGTCTATACCAATGGCTGGCAGGCAGACCTCAGGCCCTATGCCAACAGGCAGGTGATTTACTGGCGGGCCAGGGCTCTTGATCTCCATCTGCAGCCCATCGGAGTCTTTTCCAAGTCAGAACCCATCTATATCGACTCCTCCCTGCCCATGCCCCAGGCACCTCTCTTGAATACCTTTGACCAGATGCCCGACTTCCAGCAGCCCATCTACCCCGTGTACCAGTGGATTCCCCTCCACGACATCATGCACTATGAGGTGGAGCTTATGACCGCCCCTCCGGCAGAGGAGCATGGCACCCAGCCGGACAAAGGACGGGTATGGAGCCGCATTGTGGACTCTGCCAACACCTGCTACGACGAATACGCCCGCCCCTATGCAGGAGAATACTACTGGCGGGTACGGGCCCTGGATGCCAACAACAATATCATCGGCACCTGGTCAGACACCGCCAAGTTCACCATGCCCCAGCGGGATAAGCGGGTACAGACCGCTGTCCTGGGTGACAGCATCACCCACGGGGGCGGGGCCATCTCCTACTCCCCCGCTTCCCTGGAGTACAGCTACACCACCTATCTGGACTTCCCCTGCCTGAACCTTGGCAGAAGCGGAGACACCTCCACTACCACCAAGGAGCGTTTCGATACAGACGTATTGCCCCTGCATCCCCTGAATCTCCTGGTGCTCACCGGCTCCAACAGTCTGAGAGCCCCAGAAATCTCACCGCAGGATATTATCAATGACCTTGAGGAAATCAAGCGGAAATGCCGCTCCCACGACATCCGTCCCATCTTCATGACCCTCATGCCCATCAATCCCGGCAACATCAAGTACGCCTTCCACACGGACACCGACCCCCAATGGCGTATGAAGCTCACCCAGGTCAACAGCTGGATCCGCCAGCAGGATTACTACATAGACCTGGAGCCATACTTCTACGATGCCGCAGGCCAGCAAATGGACACCGGCTTCGCCATCGACGGGCTGCACCCGGATATACGGGGTAAGATGCTCATGGGTGAGATTATCAATATGAATAAGAAATTATTCCGCTAA
- the cobO gene encoding cob(I)yrinic acid a,c-diamide adenosyltransferase: MEKHGLIMVHTGDGKGKTTAALGLAMRAWGDGLRVLILQFIKGGWNYGELKTIEELGKLSEGRIRVEQCGKGFTNTGKVSMEEHKAAAHEALAKAEDALTNGQWDLVILDEMNYAVKYELVTEEEMMALLDKKPADLHVVLTGRDACEKLIERADLVTEMHLVKHPYDQGVKAQKGIEF, encoded by the coding sequence ATGGAAAAGCATGGTTTGATAATGGTACATACCGGTGATGGCAAAGGCAAGACTACGGCGGCTCTGGGGCTGGCCATGAGAGCCTGGGGGGATGGGCTGAGAGTCCTTATCCTGCAGTTCATCAAGGGTGGCTGGAACTATGGGGAGCTGAAGACTATCGAGGAACTTGGCAAACTCTCTGAGGGACGCATCCGGGTAGAGCAGTGCGGCAAGGGCTTCACCAATACGGGCAAGGTCAGTATGGAGGAACATAAGGCTGCTGCCCATGAAGCCCTGGCAAAGGCTGAGGACGCCTTGACTAATGGCCAGTGGGATCTGGTCATCCTCGATGAGATGAATTATGCGGTGAAGTATGAGCTGGTGACCGAGGAGGAGATGATGGCTCTCCTGGACAAGAAGCCAGCCGACCTCCATGTGGTGCTGACAGGCCGGGATGCCTGTGAGAAGCTGATTGAGCGGGCTGATCTGGTGACGGAGATGCATCTGGTGAAGCATCCTTATGACCAGGGGGTGAAGGCTCAGAAGGGCATTGAGTTCTGA
- the ilvD gene encoding dihydroxy-acid dehydratase, whose product MRSDVVKKGATRCAHRSLFNALGFGPEDLQKPLIGVCNSFNEVIPGHMGLKEITEAAKLGVAAAGGTPMEFPAIGVCDGIAMGHTGMKYSLASRELIADSIEAVAMASGFDGLVLIPNCDKVVPGMLMAAARLNIPAVVVSGGPMLPGRYKGRDISVSQSFEAAGKFAAGEMDEAAMTDLEAHACPGCGSCAGLFTANTMNSLTEVLGMGLPGNGTIPAAYSGQRRLLAKRAGAAVMEMIKKNVCPRDILTKEAFENAITVDMAIGGSSNTVLHLTAIAHEAGIEIPAPLFDEISRRTPYIAKLSPAGTHHMTDLNEAGGIPAVMHELSKKGLIHEEALTVTGTVADRIKHAEVLDRNVIHSVEEPYRKEGGIAILQGNLAPDYAVVKASAVAEDMLVYEGTAKCYNSEESACKAIMEGEIKDGNVVVIRYEGPKGGPGMQEMLNPTAVITGMGLKVGLITDGRFSGASQGACIGHISPEAMAGGPIALIEDGDVISIDIPGRKLELKVSEEELAKRKAEWKQPEPKIKTGYLARYAKLTTSASTGAVVE is encoded by the coding sequence ATGAGAAGCGACGTTGTCAAGAAAGGGGCCACCCGCTGTGCCCACCGTTCCCTGTTCAATGCTTTGGGCTTCGGTCCTGAGGACCTGCAGAAACCTTTGATTGGTGTCTGCAATTCCTTCAATGAGGTGATTCCCGGTCACATGGGGCTGAAGGAGATCACTGAGGCGGCCAAGCTGGGGGTGGCCGCTGCTGGCGGCACTCCCATGGAATTCCCAGCTATCGGTGTTTGTGACGGCATTGCCATGGGCCACACGGGCATGAAGTATTCTCTGGCCAGCCGCGAGCTTATCGCTGACTCCATCGAGGCTGTGGCTATGGCTTCGGGCTTTGACGGCCTGGTGCTCATTCCCAACTGCGACAAGGTGGTGCCGGGCATGCTGATGGCGGCTGCCCGCCTGAACATTCCTGCCGTAGTGGTATCTGGCGGCCCCATGCTGCCGGGACGCTACAAGGGACGGGATATCAGCGTCAGCCAGTCCTTTGAGGCAGCAGGCAAGTTCGCTGCCGGGGAAATGGATGAGGCTGCCATGACTGATTTGGAAGCTCATGCCTGCCCTGGCTGCGGTTCCTGCGCCGGTCTCTTCACCGCCAACACCATGAACAGCCTTACAGAAGTGCTGGGCATGGGCCTGCCGGGCAACGGCACCATTCCCGCCGCCTACAGCGGCCAGCGCCGCCTCCTGGCTAAACGGGCCGGGGCTGCGGTGATGGAAATGATCAAGAAGAATGTCTGCCCCCGTGATATCCTCACTAAGGAAGCCTTTGAGAATGCCATCACTGTGGATATGGCTATCGGCGGTTCTTCCAACACGGTGCTGCACCTCACGGCCATTGCCCATGAGGCAGGCATCGAGATTCCTGCGCCCCTCTTTGACGAAATCAGCCGCCGCACTCCCTATATCGCCAAGCTGAGCCCGGCAGGCACGCACCACATGACCGACCTCAACGAGGCTGGCGGCATTCCTGCTGTCATGCATGAGCTGTCCAAGAAGGGCCTTATCCATGAAGAGGCGCTTACAGTCACGGGTACTGTGGCAGACCGCATCAAGCATGCGGAAGTCCTCGACAGGAATGTGATCCATTCCGTGGAGGAGCCTTACCGCAAGGAAGGCGGCATTGCCATCCTGCAGGGCAACCTGGCTCCTGACTATGCAGTGGTGAAGGCTTCTGCTGTGGCAGAGGATATGCTGGTGTATGAGGGCACTGCCAAGTGCTACAACTCCGAGGAATCTGCCTGCAAGGCCATCATGGAAGGCGAGATCAAGGACGGCAATGTGGTGGTCATCCGCTACGAAGGCCCCAAGGGCGGCCCGGGTATGCAGGAAATGCTGAACCCCACGGCAGTCATCACGGGCATGGGGCTCAAGGTGGGTCTCATCACCGACGGCCGCTTCAGCGGCGCCAGCCAGGGGGCCTGCATCGGCCATATTTCCCCGGAAGCCATGGCAGGCGGTCCCATCGCCCTCATCGAGGACGGGGATGTCATCTCCATTGATATTCCGGGTCGCAAGCTGGAACTGAAGGTCAGCGAAGAAGAACTGGCCAAGAGGAAAGCTGAGTGGAAGCAGCCCGAGCCGAAGATCAAGACCGGCTACCTGGCACGCTACGCCAAGCTCACCACTTCCGCCAGCACCGGGGCAGTGGTAGAATAA
- a CDS encoding tRNA (cytidine(34)-2'-O)-methyltransferase has protein sequence MHIVLIEPEIPGNTGNIARLCAATGIELHLVKPLGFEIDDKHLKRAGLDYWHLVKVHVHENFDEVLEKYAGHNFHYCSTKAPRAHSEASYAEDDLIILGKETAGIPEEILQEHWEECVRIPMIADARSLNLGNSAAIVAYEALRQLGFPGLSETGPGLHI, from the coding sequence GTGCATATCGTACTTATAGAGCCGGAGATTCCCGGCAATACGGGCAATATCGCCCGCCTTTGTGCCGCTACCGGCATTGAGCTGCATCTGGTGAAGCCCCTGGGCTTTGAGATAGATGACAAGCATCTGAAAAGGGCGGGACTTGATTACTGGCATCTAGTGAAGGTCCATGTCCATGAGAACTTTGACGAGGTGCTGGAAAAATATGCGGGGCATAATTTCCACTACTGTTCCACCAAGGCACCACGTGCCCATAGCGAAGCCAGCTATGCAGAGGATGATTTGATTATCCTGGGCAAGGAAACGGCGGGGATTCCTGAGGAAATCCTGCAGGAGCATTGGGAAGAATGTGTGCGCATACCCATGATAGCAGATGCCCGCTCCTTGAACTTGGGCAATTCTGCCGCCATTGTAGCTTATGAGGCCTTGCGCCAGCTTGGTTTTCCGGGACTTTCTGAGACAGGTCCGGGACTTCATATTTGA
- the murB gene encoding UDP-N-acetylmuramate dehydrogenase, with protein sequence MRISEEFIRDCRAFLQADQLLLEEPMSRQTTFEIGGPADCLIFPQTIEEVCRVVALVREYDLPLTVLGNGSNLLVRDGGIRGVVLKFNGPMSEMHLEGNHIIAGAGAHLKDVSEFAAKSGLTGLEYACGIPGSIGGAIFMNAGAYGGETKDVAYSVKAVAKDGTMKTYSKEELDLGYRHSVFQENGELICEVELALESGDEGEIRQVMADYTQRREAKQPLEMPSAGSTFKRPEGYFAGTLIDQTGLKGLQVGGAQVSTKHAGFVVNAGGATAADVQNLIKEVQRLVFEKHGVKLYPEVRMIGED encoded by the coding sequence ATGAGAATCAGCGAAGAATTTATCAGGGACTGCCGCGCTTTCCTGCAGGCAGACCAGCTGCTTTTAGAGGAACCTATGAGCCGTCAGACTACCTTTGAGATTGGCGGCCCTGCCGACTGCCTGATTTTTCCTCAGACCATAGAGGAAGTCTGCCGGGTGGTTGCCTTGGTGCGGGAATATGACCTGCCTTTGACTGTTTTAGGGAACGGTTCCAACCTGCTGGTGCGGGATGGGGGCATCCGCGGCGTGGTGCTGAAGTTCAACGGTCCCATGTCTGAGATGCATCTGGAAGGCAATCATATCATTGCCGGAGCCGGAGCCCATCTGAAGGATGTCAGCGAGTTCGCTGCCAAGAGCGGCCTCACGGGACTGGAGTATGCCTGCGGCATTCCCGGCAGCATTGGCGGTGCTATCTTCATGAACGCCGGGGCCTATGGCGGGGAGACCAAGGATGTGGCGTACAGCGTCAAGGCCGTGGCCAAGGATGGCACGATGAAGACCTATAGCAAGGAGGAGCTTGACCTGGGCTACCGCCACAGCGTCTTCCAGGAGAACGGGGAGCTCATCTGTGAAGTGGAGCTGGCTCTGGAATCTGGTGACGAGGGGGAGATCCGCCAGGTCATGGCAGACTATACCCAGCGACGTGAAGCCAAGCAGCCTTTGGAAATGCCAAGTGCAGGTTCCACCTTCAAGCGCCCTGAGGGGTACTTTGCAGGCACCCTCATAGACCAGACGGGTCTCAAGGGCTTGCAGGTAGGCGGTGCCCAGGTATCTACCAAGCATGCAGGCTTCGTGGTGAATGCCGGCGGAGCCACTGCTGCCGATGTGCAGAACCTCATCAAGGAAGTGCAGCGCCTGGTCTTTGAGAAGCACGGGGTAAAGCTTTATCCCGAGGTGCGTATGATAGGTGAAGATTGA